Proteins from a single region of Diaphorobacter limosus:
- the hutC gene encoding histidine utilization repressor, which produces MPTASDFRTKAAQLETPALALYQQVKDYIARKIQDGSWKAGDRLPSENELVLQFGISRMTVNRALRELTEQGRIVRVAGVGSFVAEEKPQSTLLQIAHLASEIRQRGHDYDCRLLSVERVAATMDVATALDMRLGESVFHALCVHLENGVPVQLEDRYVNPRMAPDFLQQDFVQVPPSEYLVRNVPFDQAEHVVEAVLPTAEQARLLEMGAAQPCLLLIRRTWSRGVPVTMVHCLHPASRYRLGSRFRADGNPVLG; this is translated from the coding sequence ATGCCGACAGCATCCGACTTCCGCACCAAGGCTGCGCAACTCGAGACTCCGGCTCTGGCCCTGTACCAGCAAGTCAAGGACTATATTGCGCGCAAGATCCAGGACGGCTCGTGGAAGGCGGGCGACCGCCTGCCCTCCGAGAACGAACTGGTGCTGCAGTTCGGCATCTCGCGCATGACCGTGAACCGCGCCCTGCGCGAGCTCACGGAGCAGGGGCGCATCGTGCGCGTGGCGGGCGTGGGCAGCTTCGTGGCCGAGGAAAAGCCCCAGTCCACGCTGCTGCAGATCGCCCATTTGGCGAGTGAAATCCGCCAGCGCGGGCACGACTACGACTGCCGACTGCTCAGCGTGGAGCGCGTCGCCGCCACCATGGACGTGGCGACGGCCCTGGACATGCGCCTGGGCGAATCGGTGTTCCACGCCCTGTGCGTGCACCTGGAAAACGGCGTGCCGGTGCAGCTGGAAGACCGCTATGTCAATCCGCGCATGGCGCCCGATTTCTTGCAGCAGGATTTCGTCCAGGTGCCGCCCTCCGAGTATTTGGTGCGCAACGTGCCCTTCGACCAGGCCGAGCATGTGGTTGAGGCCGTGCTGCCCACGGCCGAGCAGGCACGCCTGCTGGAGATGGGCGCGGCCCAGCCCTGCCTGCTGCTCATCCGGCGCACCTGGAGCCGGGGCGTGCCCGTGACCATGGTGCACTGCCTGCATCCCGCATCGCGCTATCGCCTGGGCAGCCGCTTCCGTGCAGACGGAAACCCGGTGCTTGGATAA
- the hutH gene encoding histidine ammonia-lyase, which produces MTTANQASCDTLVLRPGHVSLAELRRLSAGGVLLTLDPAALAGMLAAQATVQTIVDEDQVVYGINTGFGKLASTKIAHDHLADLQRNLVLSHSVGTGEPLPDPVVRMVLATKAVSLARGHSGVRPALVDALLALANADVLPVIPAKGSVGASGDLAPLAHLACVLIGEGQAKVKGQIVSGREAMAAVGLAPFVLGPKEGLALLNGTQVSTALALAGLFQAESVFAAGLVSGALTLEAIKGSVKPFDARIHEARGQAGQIAVAAAVRALLEGSAIDPSHPHCGRVQDPYSIRCVPQVMGACLDNLTHAARVLRIEANAASDNPLVFTDTGEVISGGNFHAEPVAFAADIIALALAEIGAISERRLSLLLDPGLSGLPPFLIRESGLNSGFMIAQVTAAALAAENQCLAHPSSVTSLPTSANQEDHVSMATYGARRLADMARNTAVIVGIEAMSAAQGMEFDRNLKSSPLIEAQFAAIRQRVAFLEQDRYLAPDIESMSQWALRAVLPAALLSILPSHISA; this is translated from the coding sequence ATGACTACTGCAAATCAAGCCTCTTGTGACACTCTGGTGCTGCGGCCTGGACATGTCAGCCTGGCCGAGCTGCGCCGCCTGAGCGCGGGTGGCGTACTTCTCACGCTCGATCCCGCAGCGTTAGCGGGCATGCTGGCGGCGCAGGCCACGGTGCAGACCATCGTCGATGAAGACCAGGTGGTCTATGGCATCAACACCGGCTTTGGCAAGCTGGCCAGCACAAAGATCGCCCACGATCACCTGGCCGACCTGCAGCGCAACCTGGTGCTGTCGCACAGCGTGGGCACGGGCGAACCGCTGCCCGACCCGGTGGTGCGCATGGTGCTTGCCACCAAGGCCGTAAGCCTGGCGCGCGGCCACTCGGGCGTGCGCCCGGCACTGGTCGATGCGCTGTTGGCCCTGGCCAATGCCGATGTGCTGCCGGTGATCCCGGCCAAGGGCTCGGTGGGGGCCTCGGGCGACCTCGCGCCGCTGGCGCACCTGGCCTGCGTGCTGATCGGCGAGGGACAGGCCAAGGTCAAGGGCCAGATCGTCTCAGGCCGCGAGGCGATGGCGGCCGTGGGGCTGGCGCCCTTCGTGCTGGGCCCCAAGGAGGGGCTGGCGCTGCTCAATGGCACGCAGGTGTCCACGGCGCTGGCGCTGGCCGGCCTGTTCCAGGCCGAGAGCGTGTTCGCGGCCGGCCTGGTGTCGGGCGCGCTGACGCTCGAGGCCATCAAGGGTTCGGTCAAGCCGTTCGACGCGCGCATTCACGAGGCGCGTGGCCAGGCGGGCCAGATTGCCGTGGCGGCCGCCGTGCGCGCGCTGCTCGAAGGCAGTGCCATCGACCCCTCGCACCCGCACTGCGGCCGCGTGCAGGACCCGTACTCCATCCGCTGCGTGCCCCAGGTCATGGGCGCCTGCCTGGACAACCTCACGCACGCCGCGCGCGTGCTGCGCATCGAGGCCAATGCCGCGTCGGACAACCCGCTGGTGTTCACCGATACCGGTGAGGTGATCTCGGGCGGCAACTTCCACGCCGAGCCCGTGGCCTTCGCGGCCGACATCATCGCGCTGGCGCTGGCCGAGATCGGCGCCATCTCCGAGCGGCGTCTGTCGCTGCTGCTCGACCCCGGCCTGTCGGGCCTGCCGCCGTTCCTGATCCGCGAGAGCGGTCTGAACTCGGGCTTCATGATCGCCCAGGTCACGGCCGCGGCCCTGGCCGCTGAGAACCAGTGCCTGGCCCACCCCAGCAGCGTGACCAGCCTGCCCACCTCGGCCAACCAGGAGGACCATGTCTCCATGGCCACCTACGGCGCGCGGCGCCTCGCGGACATGGCGCGCAACACGGCCGTGATCGTGGGCATCGAGGCCATGTCGGCCGCGCAGGGCATGGAGTTCGATCGCAACCTGAAGTCTTCACCGCTCATCGAGGCGCAGTTCGCCGCTATTCGCCAACGGGTGGCCTTCCTCGAACAAGACCGCTACCTCGCACCCGATATCGAGAGCATGAGCCAGTGGGCCTTGCGCGCGGTACTGCCTGCCGCCCTGCTGAGCATCCTGCCCAGCCACATTTCAGCTTAA
- a CDS encoding histidinol-phosphate transaminase, producing MSINKYSQSLASTRLYEQETSLEFLAERHGLEQSNMIDFSLNVNPFGCSAGAIDAISLSLGQVQLYPDVNLSELRLALSSKHCQSPDRFFFGGGLDDVIKLLLQAWASEGDKVLIHLPTFPRYALEARLRGCQVISVQGEVATQFDAERYERALQKDDISVAFICTPNNPTGEIIPVEVIEHLAGAYPDTIFVVDEALINPIKEGAVGLVDRFDNVAILRTFSKFFGLAGMRVGYAIANQKLIDIANIGPPPFNVSLPAAVAAIAALQDENFLRQCSEKFLEESTYFRAQLSSHPSVRVVGCHGNMMLLELASCSSAEVASMLASQGIVVADATSFDGLQNTATLRVSLKGREQNERLIASLRNIDCETATVR from the coding sequence ATGAGCATCAACAAATACAGCCAGTCTCTGGCAAGCACCCGACTCTACGAACAAGAGACCTCCCTCGAATTCTTGGCGGAGAGACACGGCCTCGAGCAATCGAACATGATCGATTTCTCCCTGAACGTAAATCCGTTTGGCTGCTCCGCAGGCGCAATCGATGCAATTAGCCTGTCACTTGGGCAAGTGCAGCTTTATCCTGATGTCAATCTTTCCGAGCTGCGACTCGCGCTCTCGAGCAAGCATTGCCAATCACCGGATCGGTTCTTCTTCGGCGGGGGGCTCGACGATGTCATCAAGCTTTTATTACAGGCCTGGGCCTCAGAGGGGGACAAGGTTCTCATCCACCTGCCCACGTTTCCCCGCTACGCGCTTGAGGCGCGCCTACGGGGATGCCAGGTAATTAGCGTACAGGGCGAAGTGGCAACGCAGTTCGATGCCGAGCGCTACGAACGCGCATTGCAGAAAGATGACATCTCTGTCGCCTTTATCTGCACGCCGAACAATCCGACTGGAGAGATCATCCCGGTGGAGGTGATCGAGCATCTGGCCGGGGCCTACCCGGACACGATCTTCGTGGTCGACGAAGCACTTATCAATCCCATCAAAGAGGGGGCTGTCGGACTGGTCGACAGGTTCGACAATGTCGCCATTTTGCGAACCTTCTCGAAGTTTTTTGGGCTCGCTGGCATGCGCGTGGGCTATGCCATTGCTAACCAAAAGCTCATTGATATCGCCAACATCGGACCCCCACCGTTCAATGTTTCGCTTCCTGCGGCGGTTGCAGCCATCGCCGCCCTTCAGGATGAGAATTTTCTACGTCAATGCAGCGAGAAATTTTTGGAGGAAAGCACCTACTTCCGTGCGCAACTCAGTAGCCATCCGTCGGTTCGCGTTGTCGGTTGCCATGGAAACATGATGCTGCTAGAGCTTGCCTCTTGCTCCTCCGCCGAAGTTGCATCGATGCTCGCGAGCCAGGGCATTGTTGTGGCAGATGCGACATCCTTCGACGGCCTTCAGAACACGGCCACGCTGAGGGTGTCGCTTAAAGGACGCGAGCAGAACGAAAGGCTTATCGCTTCCCTGCGCAATATCGACTGTGAAACTGCGACAGTTCGTTAA